A genome region from Canis lupus dingo isolate Sandy chromosome 7, ASM325472v2, whole genome shotgun sequence includes the following:
- the THBS3 gene encoding thrombospondin-3 isoform X2, producing MPARVEFQEVIDLLTVGESRQMTAVAEKIRAALLTAGDIYLLSTFRLPPKQGGVLFGLYSRQDNTRWLEASVVGKINKVLVRYQREDGKVHAVNLQQAGLADGRTHTALLRLRGPAQPNPALQLYVDCKLGDQHAGLPGMAPIPPAEVDGLEIRTGQKAYLRMQGFVESMKMILGGSMARVGALSECPFQGDESIHSAVTNALQSILGEQTKALVTQLTLFNQILVELRDDIRDQVKEMSLIRNTIMECQVCGFHEQRSHCSPNPCFRGVDCMEVYEYPGYRCGPCPPGLQGNGTHCTDINECAHADPCFPGVSCINTMPGFHCEACPRGYKGTRVSGVGIDYARASKQVCNDVDECNDGNNGGCDPNSICTNTVGSFKCGPCRLGFLGNQSQGCFPARTCHSPAHSPCHVHAHCLFERNGAVSCSCNVGWAGNGNVCGTDTDIDGYPDQALPCMDNNKHCKQDNCLLTPNSGQEDADNDGVGDQCDDDADGDGIKNVEDNCRLFPNKDQQNSDTDSFGDACDNCPNVPNNDQKDTDGNGEGDACDNDVDGDGIPNGLDNCPKVPNPLQTDRDEDGVGDACDSCPEMSNPTQTDADSDLVGDVCDTNEDSDGDGHQDTKDNCPQLPNSSQLDSDNDGLGDECDGDDDNDGVPDYVPPGPDNCRLVPNPNQKDSDGNGVGDVCEDDFDNDAVVDPLDVCPESAEVTLTDFRAYQTVVLDPEGDAQIDPNWVVLNQGMEIVQTMNSDPGLAVGYTAFNGVDFEGTFHVNTVTDDDYAGFLFSYQDSGRFYVVMWKQTEQTYWQATPFRAVAQPGLQLKAVTSVSGPGEHLRNALWHTGHTPDQVRLLWTDPRNVGWRDKTSYRWQLLHRPQVGYIRVKLYEGPQLVADSGVIIDTAMRGGRLGVFCFSQENIIWSNLQYRCNDTVPEDFEPFRRQLLQERV from the exons ATGCCAGCAAGGGTTGAATTTCAGGAAG TAATTGACCTGCTGACTGTGGGCGAGTCTCGGCAGATGACAGCTGTAGCGGAGAAGATCCGGGCAGCCCTGCTCACTGCTGGGGACATCTACCTCCTGTCCACCTTCCGCCTGCCCCCCAAGCAGGGTGGTGTCCTCTTTGGCCTCTACTCTCGCCAAGACAACACAAGATGGCTGGAGGCCTCTGTTGTGGGCAAAATTAACAAAG TGCTGGTACGGTACCAGCGGGAGGATGGCAAAGTCCACGCAGTGAACCTGCAGCAAGCAGGCCTGGCCGACGGGCGGACACACACAGCTCTCCTGCGTCTCCGAGGCCCGGCCCAACCCAACCCTGCCCTGCAGCTCTATGTGGACTGCAAGCTGGGAGACCAGCATGCTGGCCTCCCTGGAATGGCCCCCATTCCCCCAGCAGAGGTGGATGGGCTGGAGATTCGGACTGGGCAGAAGGCTTATCTGAGGATGCAG GGCTTCGTGGAATCTATGAAAATGATTCTGGGCGGGTCCATGGCCCGGGTGGGAGCCCTGAGTGAGTGTCCCTTCCAGGGGGACGAGTCCATCCACAGTGCAG TGACCAATGCGCTCCAGTCCATCCTAG GAGAGCAGACCAAGGCGCTGGTCACCCAGCTCACCCTCTTCAACCAGATCCTGGTGGAGCTGCGGGATGATATCCGAGACCAG GTGAAGGAAATGTCTCTGATCCGAAACACCATCATGGAGTGTCAGGTGTGCG GCTTCCATGAGCAGCGTTCCCACTGCAGCCCCAACCCCTGCTTCCGAGGCGTGGACTGCATGGAAGTGTATGAGTACCCCGGCTACCGCTGCGGGCCCTGCCCCCCTGGCCTGCAGGGCAATGGCACCCACTGCACTGACATCAATGAG TGTGCTCACGCTGACCCTTGCTTCCCTGGGGTCAGCTGCATCAACACCATGCCTGGCTTCCACTGTGAAGCCTGTCCTCGAGGCTACAAAGGCACTCGTGTGTCCGGTGTGGGCATCGACTATGCCCGTGCCAGCAAACAG GTCTGCAATGATGTGGACGAGTGCAACGATGGGAACAATGGTGGCTGTGACCCAAACTCCATCTGCACCAACACTGTG GGCTCTTTCAAGTGTGGTCCCTGTCGCCTGGGCTTCCTGGGCAACCAGAGCCAGGGCTGCTTCCCAGCCCGCACCTGCCACAGCCCAGCCCACAGCCCCTGCCATGTCCACGCGCACTGTCTCTTTGAACGCAATGGGGCAGTATCCTGCTCG TGTAATGTGGGCTGGGCCGGGAATGGGAACGTGTGTGGGACCGACACGGACATTGATGGCTACCCGGACCAGGCCCTGCCATGCATGGACAACAATAAGCACTGCAagcag GACAATTGCCTTTTGACACCCAACTCTGGGCAGGAAGATGCTGATAATGATGGCGTGGGGGACCAGTGTGACGATGATGCTGACGGGGATGGGATCAAGAATGTCGAG GACAACTGCCGGCTGTTCCCCAACAAGGACCAGCAAAACTCTGATACAGATTCATTCGGGGATGCCTGTGACAACTGCCCCAACGTTCCCAACAATGACCAGAAGGACACAGACGGCAACGGGGAAGGGGACGCATGTGACAACGATGTGGATGGGGACG GCATCCCCAATGGATTAGACAATTGTCCTAAAGTCCCCAACCCCCTGCAGACAGACAGGGACGAGGATGGGGTAGGAGACGCCTGTGACAGCTGCCCTGAAATGAGCAATCCTACCCAG ACAGATGCAGACAGTGACCTGGTGGGGGATGTCTGTGACACCAATGAGGACAG TGATGGGGATGGACATCAGGACACCAAAGACAACTGCCCACAGCTGCCAAACAGCTCCCAGCTGGACTCAGACAATGATGGACTTGGAGATGAGTGTGATGgggatgatgacaatgatggGGTCCCAGACTATGTGCCTCCTGGTCCTGATAACTGTCGCCTGGTACCCAATCCCAATCAGAAGGACTCAGATG GCAATGGCGTTGGTGATGTGTGTGAGGATGATTTTGACAATGATGCGGTGGTAGATCCCCTGGATGTGTGCCCTGAAAGTGCAGAGGTGACCCTCACAGATTTTCGAGCCTATCAGACTGTTGTCCTGGATCCTGAGGGTGATGCTCAGATTGATCCAAACTGGGTCGTGCTCAATCAG GGTATGGAAATCGTTCAGACCATGAACAGTGACCCCGGCCTGGCAGTTG ggtATACAGCCTTCAATGGTGTGGACTTTGAAGGCACCTTCCATGTGAACACAGTGACTGATGATGACTACGCAGGCTTTCTCTTCAGCTATCAGGATAGCGGCCGCTTCTATGTGGTCATGTGGAAGCAAACAGAGCAGACCTACTGGCAAGCCACACCCTTCCGGGCTGTCGCTCAGCCCGGGCTGCAGCTCAAG GCAGTGACATCAGTGTCCGGCCCCGGTGAACACCTCCGGAATGCCCTGTGGCATACTGGCCACACTCCTGATCAGGTCCGACTGCTGTGGACTGACCCACGAAATGTGGGCTGGCGTGACAAGACCTCCTATCGCTGGCAGCTGCTGCACCGGCCCCAAGTTGGCTACATTCG